The following coding sequences are from one candidate division KSB1 bacterium window:
- the ispE gene encoding 4-(cytidine 5'-diphospho)-2-C-methyl-D-erythritol kinase — protein MVLTARAYAKINLGLKVCRRRPDGYHDICTIFQQIDLADELAFEVDREAGAIGLLCEGAELPVDERNLVMKAALRLADRVPDKARRTLIVLRKRIPVGGGLGGGSSDAATTLRVLNRAWGANLPEAELLRMARGLGADVPFFLQGGAAFATGIGDVLTPIALWVDPVGVLIVPDVQVSTAWAYGQLKIGLTKRGGCGKFRRFL, from the coding sequence ATGGTCCTTACGGCACGAGCGTACGCCAAGATCAACCTTGGGCTCAAGGTCTGCCGGCGTCGTCCAGACGGCTACCACGACATCTGCACCATTTTTCAGCAGATTGACCTCGCCGACGAACTCGCCTTTGAGGTGGACCGGGAGGCGGGGGCGATCGGGCTTCTGTGCGAGGGGGCGGAACTTCCGGTCGACGAACGAAACCTGGTCATGAAAGCGGCGCTGCGACTGGCTGACCGGGTGCCCGACAAAGCCCGACGGACGCTCATTGTTCTGAGAAAGAGGATACCTGTAGGAGGCGGTTTGGGCGGCGGAAGTAGTGATGCCGCTACGACGTTGCGTGTCCTCAATCGCGCCTGGGGTGCCAATCTTCCGGAGGCAGAGCTGCTGCGGATGGCGCGCGGGCTCGGGGCGGATGTGCCTTTCTTCCTGCAAGGGGGGGCCGCCTTCGCTACAGGGATCGGGGACGTGCTCACCCCCATCGCGCTCTGGGTGGATCCGGTTGGGGTACTGATTGTACCGGACGTACAGGTCTCGACCGCCTGGGCCTATGGACAGCTGAAAATCGGCTTGACAAAGAGGGGAGGATGTGGTAAATTCCGCAGGTTCCTA